The genomic segment GATGAATGCGTCCCGGTCGGTATCGTAGCCGTCGATGGTATCGTTGACGGTGTAGAATGCAAAGTGGTCACGTCTGTCTCTGTATTCGGTCTTGTGGTAGATGGTGGAGCCAACTACCTCTACACGGCCGGTGGAGAAGTTTCTCTGGAAATTGGTGCAGTCGTCCTGTGCATCCCACAGGCACCATTCTGCAAAGGAGAACAGCTTGAAGGTCTTGGATGCGCTGCCCTCATTGGTCAGCACCAGTTGCTGCACCTCGCCGGCATAGTTCTGGGGAACGAAGAAGGTAGCCTGTGCCTTCAGGTCGTTCTTCTTGCCGGTGATGATGGTGTAGCCCATACCGTGGCGGCACTCGTAGCTGTCCAGCTCGGTCTTCGCCGGAGACCAGCCCGGGTTCCAGATGGTGCCGTTGTCGTTGATGTAGAAATATCTGCCGCCCATATCGATGGGGACATTGTTGTAGCGGTAACGGGTGATCCGGCGCAGACGGGCGTCCTTGTAGAAGCTGTAGCCGCCGGCAGTGTTGGAGATCAGAGAGAAGAACTCCTGTGTGCCCAGGTAGTTGATCCAGGGGTAGGGGGTTCTGGGGGAAGTGATGACGTATTCTTTGTTGGCATCGTCAAAAAATCCAAATTTCATCGATCAATACTCCTTCTGTACTAGTTTTGTCAAAAGCCGCACATTTCCTGCACGGTAGATATCATTAGTATACCATAAACCCGGACAAAGCACAAGGGTATCCGCGTAGAAAATTTCCCGGTTCTCTCGTGAAAGTTCCACAAAGCACCAGTGCCTTCGGCAGCATACCACAGGGCTTTTGCGTGTCGCCCTTACTTTGCCCGACGCAGCCGCTCCTTCATCCGCTCCCGCAGCTGCTCTCCCAACTGGGGGAATGCCCGGCGCATACGCCGTGTCCAGAATGTGCGCTCCTCCATGATAGTCCGGTACCGGTCGGTAAGCTGTGCCGCCTTTTCCTTCAGCTCGTCCAGCTCCACCCCGGTCAGCTCCCGGCGCAGCGCCAGCTCCTGCTTGGATTTTTCCGTCCGCTCCATGGCACCCATGACTCCGTCGGACAGGTTCTCCCCCACTGCGTCGGAAATATTGTGCAGCTCTCTTGCGATCCGGCTCATGACACGCATGTTGCTGCGGATGTGCAGGATCCCGGCTACGGTAATGGCAAGATCCGCCGCAAATGCCCCGGAAAAGACCCACAGCAGGGTCAGCCCCAGCCAGTGGGGCAGCCAATGTACCAGACCCATCACCGCCGGATGCACCACCCGCATCACAAGCACGCAGGCAATGCCCCACAGCAGGGAGAATTTGGCGCAGATATAGCCGCCAAGCTGAAAGTGCTCATTGGAGTAATCCCACCAATGGGCGTGGAAAATCTTTTCCAGCAGAAAGCCGGTCACCAGCTCCAGCATCGTGGTCAGCACGACGGAGCCGAAAAACAGGGGGATCAGACTGCCGGACACGGGGGACAGGCACAGCACTACGATCAGCACCCCAAAGCCGTAAATGGGGCAGTAGGGACCGTTGAGAAAGCCCCGGTTGACGAATTTGCCGGAATTGACGGTGGCGTAGATCACCTCCACGCACCAGCCCAGGATGGCGTAAATAAAAAAGCAAAGTACAGCCTCATACATGGTCAGCATGACAAAATCTCCTCCAGTTCGACAAGCATCAGAAAAAGAAAGGGCGCAGAGTATGGGTTAATTACTCTGCGCCGGATATCTCATAAGGTGCCGGGGATCAGCCGTTGAGCTTCTTTGCCAGCTGTGCCTTCTTGCGTGCTGCGTTGTTCTTGTGCAGCAGACCCTTTGCACATGCCTGATCCACCCGCTTGATTGCTGCCTTGATTGCCTCTTCCTTGTTTGCACCGGATTCAACAGCCAGGTTCGCCTTCTTCAGAACTGTCTTCAGCTCGGACTTGCGTGCCTTGTTTGCAGCAGCCTTGACCTTGTTTACCTTGACTCTCTTCATTGCGGACTTGATATTTGCCATTCTTTCCACCTCCTTGAACCTGCGGCTCACGCTGTGTATAACCACACGGAAACCGCATACAGTAAAGACAGTACCCACCTTTCGGCGTTGACACGGCCGCTGTCTTTGGCATGGCTGTAATGACTCAGCCATATAAGCTAAATCTTATTTTATCATTCCGGGGCGCAAATTGCAATAGGCAATTTCAAAATAATCTCACAATTTTTTGTGTTGAATTCTGTGCAACTGCACAACCCGGAGAAAGGAGCGTTTATGAACATCCGGACAGACCTTGCTCTGGAGGGGGTGGATGCGGAACAGATCCGGGAGGGCATCACCCGTACCACCCGGGGCAGCGCCTTTTCCATCACCGAGATCCGCATCCAGGAGGACAGGCACGGCGCCCCCATCGGCAAAAAGAAGGGCAGATACATCACCCTGGAGGCAGGAGCGCTGAGCCGGTTTTCCGACCGGTATGAGGATATGGCGCAGGAGCTTGCGAAGGAGCTGCGGCAGTTCCTGCCACCGGGGCATGTGCTGGTGGTAGGGCTTGGAAACAGTCAGATCACCCCGGATGCCCTGGGGCCACAGGCGGCAAACCAGGTGCTTGCCACCCGGCATCTGAAAACCGAGCTGGGCGAGGAGGATCCCTTCCTGGCAGGGCTGCGTCCGGTCAGCGTGCTGGCAGGGGGCGTGCTGGGGCAGACCGGCATCGAAAGCGCAGAGCTGGTGCAAGCACTGCAGGGGCGCCTGTGTCCGGCAGCCATCATTGCGGTGGACGCCCTTGCATGCTCCGAGCTGAACCGGCTGGGCACCACCATCCAGATCTCCGACGCAGGAATATCTCCCGGCAGCGGGGTGCAGAATAAGCGTAAAGAGCTTTCCGCCGGAACCCTGGGGATCCCGGTGCTGGCGGTGGGGGTTCCTACGGTGGTGGATATGGGCACCATTGTGGAAAGCCTCACCGGAGCGCCTCCGAAGCAGGAAGCCCCCAATATGATGGTGACCCCACGGGACATTGACAAGCTGACCCAGCGAGCCGCCGGGCTCATCGCCTGCGGCATCAATCTGGCGCTGCATCCCCAACTGAGCATGGAGGATGTGGAGTGCCTGATGGCATAAGGAGGATATGCATATGAAACTCACACCCCAGACCTATCAGAAGATGGCGGAGCAGGCATCGCCCCCCACCAAAAGCTGGATCACCATTCCCAGCGCCTTTCTCATCGGGGGCGGCATCTGCACCCTGGGAGAGGTGTTCCTGAACCTGTTCACCCGCATGGGGGCAGAAAAGGAGGCGGCAAGCGCCTGGGCGTCCATCTGCCTGATCTTCCTCAGTGCCCTGTTCACCGGGCTGGGCTTGTACGAAAAGCTGGCAAAATTCGCCGGTGCCGGCACCCTGGTGCCCATTACGGGCTTCGCCAACGCCATGGTATCCCCGGCGCTGGAGTCCAGAACCGAGGGCTTCGTGCTGGGGGTGGGGGCAAAGCTGTTCACCATCGCCGGGCCGGTGATCCTGTACGGCTGCACCGCCTCGGTGCTGTACGGCATCCTCTATTATTTCATCCGATAAAAGCAGCCGGGCATCTGCCCGGCTGCTTTGGTTTACAAATTCTCCGTCTTGAAGGTGGTGTATCCTTCATAGGAATAGCTGTGGTCAATGCCCTTCATGTAGACTTCACGGCTGGATACATCCGCCGTCAGCGCAGCCTTCAGCAGCACCTTGATCTCTGTATCCCGAATGGGGCTGCGCTCCATGGCAAGCAGATAATCCTCCTTGTCCACCCGGCTCCAGTCCACCACCTGACCGATGCCCCGTTTCAGCATCCAGTCCAGCCAGATCCGGGTGCTGCGTCCGTTTCCGTCCCGAAAAGGGTGGGCAACGTTCATCTCCACATACTTCTCGACAATCTGGTCAAAGGTGGACTGGGGCATCCTGTCGATGCTGTCCAGTGCCGCTTCCAGATACAGCAGAGGTGCAAAGCGGAAGTTTCCCTTTGCCAGATTGACCGTGCGGATCTTTCCTGCAAAGGGGTAAAGATCCGCAAACAGATGCCTATGAATCTCCTGCAAAGCCGCAAAGGTACCCACCGGCAAGGCATCCAGAGTACCGCTTTCAAACAGCCACACGGCTTTTTTCTTGCTGATCCGTTCCTCTTCCCGGGCAAGCACCGCAGAATCGGTGATGCCCAGCTTATTTTCCAGTGCCATATAATTCCCCCTTGCGGATCGACGGCATTGCCTTATCCGATCCGATGATCCATATTGAACACAGCCTTCCAGTTGCCCTCGATGTTCCGCCAGGTGGTAGTCACCCGGAACGTCCCGGCAAGCTCCTGGTTCGCCGGATCGCTGACCTGGGTGCGGACAACGTAGTGCACCTGCACACTGTCCACGTCCTGGTTCACGATCTCGAACTGCTCCAGAATGAAGGAGGCGCAGTCAAATTCCGGAATGATCCGGGCATACTCTGCGCCAGTGCAGCGCTGTCCCCCACAGACCATCACCGCATCCGGGGATACCACCTCCAGAAACGCCTCCGGATCCCGGTGCTTTGCCGCCTCCCACATTCTCACTTCAAGCTCATAAATATACGCCATTCCTGTTCCTCCTGTATCCCATTTCCCATATCCGTTCCGTATTTGTTCCGTCCTTTTATACAAGCTATATTATATCACACGCTCCGCACAAAAAACAATTGCCTTTTTCCCCAAAAGCGTGTATAATAGTAATATGCATGTTGTGTGGAATGTGTGCAAAGGCGGAAATGAATAATTATACTGTATATTCAGCATAATATCCAGAATTATACGAGAAAATATGCATAATTATTCAGAAACCCCTTGACAAATCCACAGAAGGGTGTATAATAAGGCTATACCAAGTATTGAACATCAAACAGGAGGTTCTCAACAATGGCAAAGGAAATCAAAAAGGTCGTACTGGCATACTCCGGCGGTCTGGACACATCCATCATCATTCCGTGGCTGAAGGAAAACTACAACAACTGCGAGGTCATCGCAGTATCCGGCGACGTAGGGCAGGGCACCGAGCTGGACGGTCTGGAGGAAAAGGCAAAGAAGACCGGCGCATCCAAGCTGATCGTTGCAGATCTGAAGAAGGAATTCATCGAAGATTATGTATACCCCACCGTGAAGGCAGGGGCAGTTTACGAGAACCGCTATCTGCTGGGCACCTCCTTTGCACGGCCCATTATCGCAAAGCGCATTGCTGAGATCGCACTGGCGGAGGGGGCTGACGCCATCTGCCACGGCTGCACCGGCAAGGGCAATGACCAGGTTCGGTTTGAGCTTGCCATCAAGGCATTTGCACCGGATATGGAGATCATCGCACCCTGGAGAATCTGGAGCATCAAGTCCCGGGACGAGGAGATCGATTACGCAGAGGCTCACAACATTCCCCTGAAGATCAACCGGGAAACCAACTACTCCAAGGACAAGAACCTGTGGCATCTGTCCCACGAGGGTCTGGATCTGGAGGATCCGGCAAACGAGCCCCAGTACAACAAGCCGGGCTTCCTGGAGCTGGGCGTTTCTCCGGAAATGGCGCCCGACAAGCCCACCTACATCACCATCCACTTTGAAAAGGGCGTACCCACCATGCTGGACGGCAAGGAGCTGGACGGTGTGGGTATGGTCTCCGCACTGAACAAGCTGGGCGGCGAGAACGGCATCGGTCTGGCTGACCTGGTGGAGAACCGTCTGGTGGGCATGAAGTCCAGAGGCGTGTACGAAACCCCCGGCGGCGCCATCCTCTACCACGCACACGAGGTGCTGGAGACCATCTGCCTGGATAAGGAAACCGCACGGATGAAGCAGTACCTGGGCATCAAGTTCGCTGACATCGTATACAACGGTCAGTGGTTCACACCTCTGCGTGAGGCGCTGAGCGCATTTGTGGACAAGACCCAGGAAACCGTCACCGGCGACGTAAAGCTGAAGCTGTACAAGGGCAACATCATCAACGCCGGCGTTACTTCTCCCTACACCCTGTACGATGAGGAGGTTGCCACCTTCGACGCCGACAATGTATACAACCAGAAGGACAGCGCCGGATTCATCAACCTGTTCGGTCTGCCCATCAAGGTCAAGGCAAAGCTGGATCAGAAGCGGAACAACAAGTAATTTACCCGGAAGGATACATACACAGCACGGGCGGCAGACTCTGTCGCCCCCTGTGTTTTTTCTGTTTTGGCAACAATCCACAGACACGCTTCTGTGGGATGTTGCCGCAACAGAACCCACAGGCAATACCGCACAGGGCTTGTGGGGTGCTGCCCTAACAAACATATAGGAGGATATTATTTATGAAACACAACAGATTGGCTGTCGGCATCCTTGCCCTGACTCTGGCGCTGGGCATGACCGCATGCGGCGAGGACAGCAGCGCAGATTCCACCGCTGCAACCACGGAAGCATCCACCCCCGCTTCCACAGAAGCATCCGCACAGGGGGCAACGGAGTCAACAGCGGCTACTACAGAGGCTGCTGCAACAGAGGGGGCAACAGAGGCTGCCACCGAAGCAAAGGCAGACCCCAAGGATGCAGTGCTGCCCACCAGCTATGGGGATTCCTACTGCAAGAAATTTTCCGAGCGGTATTCCGACGAGGCTCTGACCATGGACTGCTCCATGCGTATGTCCATGCTGGGCACCCAGTTGGACTATCAGATCTACACCACCTACTCCAAGGCAAAGAATGCCATGTACTCGGAGGTCACCATGTCCGGGGGCGGCGAGACCTATTCCATTATCATGTACTGGGACAAGGACGCCTGCTACACCCTGCTGCCGGTGGAGAAGATGTATTCCGTCAAGGACGAAGGACTGGATCTGGAGGAGTACATGGAGGAAAGCGGCATGGGACAGATTACCGGCAATGCGGAGGATCTGACCCTGGACAAGGCGGAATTTGTCACCGTAAAGGGCAAGGACTGCGTGAAGGAAACCTATCAGCTTGACCAATCCGAGGCGGCATATATTTTTGACCTTGCCACCGGGGATCTGCTGTCCATCAGCACCAGCATGGAAGGCACGGAGATTTCCAGCATGGAATTCACTACCCTCACCGGCACCTGTGACGAAAGCAAGCTGGTGATGCCGGATCTCACCGGCTACACCAAATCCGATACAGACCTGGCAAACTGATACCCGGAGAAAGGAAGAGGGCTATGGCAAAATTATGGGCAGGAAGATTCTCCAAGGAGGTTGACGAAACCGTCAACGCCTTCAATTCCTCCATCGCCTTTGACGGCAGAATGTACAAGCAGGATATCACCGGCAGCATCGCCCACGCCACCATGCTGGGGGACTGCGGCATCATCTCTAAAGAGGACAGCCGGCAGATCATAGAGGGGCTGCAGGGGATCCTGGCGGATCTGGAATCCGGGGAACTGGAGCTGGATCCCACGGCGGAGGATATCCACATGTTCGTGGAGGCAGAGCTGACCAAGCGGCTGGGGGATGTGGGCAAGCGGCTCCACACCGCTCGTTCCCGGAATGACCAGGTTGCACTGGATATCCGGCTGTATCTGCGGGAGGAAATGGGAGAGATCCGCAGTCTGACCGCAAAGCTGCTGCATACCCTGTGCGATCTGGCACAGCAGCACCTGGACACCATCATGCCCGGATACACCCACCTGCAGCGGGCACAGCCCATTACCCTGGGGCATCACCTGATGGCGTATGCCCAGATGCTGCTGCGGGATTATGACCGGCTGCTGGATACGGAAAAGCGCATGAACTACTGTCCCCTGGGCAGCTGCGCCCTGGCAGGCACCACCTACCCCATCGACCGGCAGCAGACCGCAAAGCTGCTGGGCTTTACCGCCCCCATGGCAAACAGTCTGGACGGGGTATCCGACCGGGACAGTTGCGTGGAGCTGGCAAACGCCCTGGCGCTGCTGATGACCCACCTGTCCCGGTTCTCCGAGGAGATCATTCTCTGGTGCTCCTGGGAATTCAAGTTCATTGAGCTGGACGATGCCTACGCCACCGGCAGTTCCATCATGCCCCAGAAGAAGAATCCGGATATCACCGAGCTGATCCGGGGCAAGACCGGCAGAGTGGTGGGGGATCTGACCACCCTGCTGGCTATGCTGAAGGGGCTGCCCCTTGCCTACAACAAGGATATGCAGGAGGACAAGGAGGCCATCTTCGACGCCATCGACAACGTGAAGCTGTGCCTGAAAACCTTTACCCCCATGCTTGCCACCATGCGTGTGCTGAAGGACAATATGCGTGCCGCCGCCGCCCGGGGCTTTATCAACGCCACCGATTGTGCGGACTATCTGGTGAAGAAGGGGCTGCCCTTCCGGGATGCCTATAAGATTACCGGCACCCTGGTTGCCGCATGCATCCGGCAGGGGCTGACTCTGGAAACCCTGCCCCTGGAGCAGTACCGGGAAATGCACCCTCTGTTCGGCGAGGACGTGTACCATGCCATCAGTCTGGACACCTGCGTCCGGGAGCGCCGTTCCGAGGGCGGTCCTGCACCGGAATCCGTCCGGCGGCAGATCGATCTGACCCGGGCACAGATGGAGGCTTGGGGCATATGAAGGGCAGACAGCTGAAATTCATCCTGCTGCTGTGTACCCTGGCGGTACTGGCATATCTGGCAGGAGAGATCCTGCTGCTGTTCGTGTTTGACAACAACAATATCTGGGTATCCCGGGGCTGGCTGATCGCCGTGTTCGTTGCAACCCTTGCCATCAGCGTATGGAAATGCCCCAGGGATCCGGATCAACACAAAGGAGAATGATTTATGCCGGTTCAGGTTTATATTGACGGACAGGAGGGCACCACGGGACTGAAGATCCTGGAGCGCTTTGATGGCCGCAGTGACATTGCCCTGCTGAAGATCGACCCGGAAAAGCGGAAGGACAACGCAGAGCGGAAGCGGCTGATCCACCAGTCGGACATTACCTTTCTGTGCCTGCCGGACGCTGCCGCTGTGGAGGCGGTAGCCCTGGCAGAGGGCAGCAATACCCGGATCATTGACGCATCCACCGCCCACCGGACCAATCCGGACTGGGCATACGGCTTTCCGGAGCTGAGCCCAGCGCACCGGGAAAGGATCCGCACCAGCCAGAGAGTGGCTGTGCCCGGCTGCTATGCCAGCGGCTTCATTTCCCTGGTGTATCCCCTGGTACAGGCCGGGATCCTGCCGGCGGATTACCCGGTGACCGCATACGCCCTGTCCGGCTACAGCGGCGGCGGCAAAAAGGCAATTGCCCAGTATACGGATCCGAACCGGGACAACTGCTTTGACGCACCCCGGCTCTATGCCCTGGGGCAGACCCACAAGCATATGCCGGAAATGCAGAAAATTTCCGGGCTTGCCTATCCCCCCATGTTCAATCCCATCATCTGCGACTTTTTCAACGGCATGATCGTGTGCGTGCCCATCCTGACCCGGCTGCTGCCCAAGGCAGTGACCCCGGAGCAGGTGCATGCCGCATTTGCCGCCCACTATGCAAACCAGCGCTTTGTGCATGTGACCGCCCTCCAGGGCAGCGACGTGCTGCCGGATGGGTTCATGTCCGCAAATCCCCTTGCAGGCTCCAATGACCTGGAGGTATTCGTCTGCGGCAACCATGACCGGATCCTGCTATGCGCACGGCTGGACAATCTGGGCAAGGGCGCATCCGGTGCGGCAGTCCAGTGTATGAATCTGATGATCGGGGCGCCGGAGGATACCGGTCTGACCTCGGTGTATGAAAAGGAGTAAGCAGCCATGAAGCTTCAGAAATTTGACGGCTATACATTTGTGGAGGGAGGGGTCTGCGCTGCACAGGGCTTTCTGGCAAACGGCATCCAGTGCGGTCTTGCCCACAAGGCGCTCAGCGAGGACGCTCCCTCCCCCACCGCCGGGAAGAAGAAACATGACCTGGCAGTGATCTACGCAGAGGTACCCTGCGCTGCCGCAGCGGTCTACACCACCAACAAGGTCAAGGGCGCACCCATTCTGGTGACCCGGGAGCATCTGAAAAACGGCACCGCCCAGGCGGTGATCGTCAACTCCGTCAACGCCAACACCTGCAACCCGGACGGAGTGGAGAAGGCAACAAAAATGTGTCAGCTAGCGGCGGATGCCTTAAAGCTGGAGGAAAGCGAGATCATCGTGGCATCCACCGGGGTCATCGGACAGGTGCTGCCCATCGAGCCCATTGCCGCAGCCGTACCGGAGCTGTGCAAGGGGCTGAATCCCAAGGGAAATGCTGCCGCAGTGGAGGCAATTATGACCACCGACACCATGCCCAAGGAGATCGCCGTGTCCTTCACCCTGGGCGGAAAACCCTGCAAGCTGGGGGGCATGCTCAAGGGCAGCGGCATGATCCACCCCAACATGGCAACCACCCTGACCTTCCTGACCACGGATGCGGACATTGCCCCGGCACTGCTCCAGCAGGCTCTGTCCGATGTGGTAAAGCTGACGCTGAACCGGGTCAGCGTGGACGGGGACACCTCCACCAACGATATGGTCTGCGTGCTGGCAAACGGTAAGGCAGACAATGCCCCCATCCGCACCGCCAATGCAGACTACGACACCTTCAAGCAGGCGCTGTATGTGATCCTGCTGAACCTTGCCCGGATGATGGCACGGGACGGAGAGGGCGCCACCAAGCTCATCACCTGCCTGTGCGAGGGTGCGCCGGACGAAAAGACGGCGGAGATCGTGGCAAAGAGCGTGATTACCTCCAGTCTGGTGAAAACCGCAATGTTCGGCAGGGATGCCAACTGGGGCAGAATCGCCTGTGCCGCCGGGTATGCCCAGGCGGACTTTGACCTGGAAAAGCTGGACATTGACGTGGCATCCGAGAACGGCAGAATCGCCGCATGCCGGAAGGGCGTGATCCCGGACTTCTCCGAGGAGGAGGCTGCAAGGATCCTGGAGCCGGAGGAGATCCGGATCTGCATCCATCTGAACAGCGGTCTGTGCAGTGCAGTGTGCTGGGGCTGTGATCTGACCTATGACTATGTAAAGATCAACGGCGACTATCGGTCATAAGCCCGAACGGCTGCAATATCAAACAACTTGGAGTGATACATATGGAAATTCCTGAAAACATCCCGAATTCTGTCCGGTCAAAGATTCTGATCGACGCCCTGCCCCATATCCAGCGATACAACGGCAAGATCGTGGTGGTCAAGTACGGGGGCAACGCCATGACCAACGAGGCGCTGAAGCAGGCGGTCATGAGCGATATCGTGCTGTTGTCCCTGGTGGGCATCAAGGTTGTTCTGGTACACGGGGGCGGCCCGGAAATCAACGATATGCTCCGGCGGCTGAACATTGAAAGTAAGTTCATCGGCGGGCTGCGGTACACGGACAAGGAAACCGTGGACGTGGTGAAGATGGTGCTTGCCGGCAAGGTGAACAAGGAGCTGGTTGCCCTTCTGGCGGAGCATCAGGGCAGCGCAGTGGGTCTGTGCGGTATTGACGGGCAGATGCTCATGGCGGAAAAGGTAGAAAGCGAGCAGGATCTGGGCTATGTGGGTGACATCGTCAGCGTGAACACCAAGCCCATTCTGGATGCGCTGAACGGTGGGTATGTGCCGGTGATCGCCACGGTGGCAAGCAGCAAGTCCGGTCAGACCTACAACGTGAATGCGGACACGGCGGCAGCACGGATCGCCGCAGAGCTGAAGGCGGAAAATCTGATCCTCATGACGGACATTGCAGGACTGATGCGGGACAAGGACGACCCCTCCACGCTGATGCCCTTTGTGAACGTCAGCGAGGTGCCCTTCTTAAAGCGGCAGGGCATCATCTCCGGAGGCATGATCCCCAAGATCGACTGCTGCGTGGAGGCAGTACGCCGGGGCGTACACAAGACCGTTATCATCGACGGCCGGATCCCCCACTCCATCCTCATTGAGCTGCTGTCCAACGAGGGCATCGGCACCCAGTTCAAATAAGACGCAAAAGTATTGACTTGTTCATAAACTAAAGCATTGCAATTTTTCCTGTGTCGGGGTAAAATAAGAATGCAGGGTAAATTGCACAAAAAGCAATCCCCACAGCAAAGGAGATTATCCGAATGGATACAATAGAACAGTTTGACAGCCATGTGATGCAGACCTATGACCGGCTGCCCCTGGTGATGGAATCCGGCAGCGGCAGAACCTGTACCGATGAGGACGGCAAGCGCTACCTGGATTTCGGCAGCGGCATCGGCACCAACAGCCTGGGGTACTGCGATCCTGCCTGGGCGGACGCAGTGTGCGCCCAGGTTCGCCGCATGCAGCACACTTCAAATTACTACTACACAAAAGTACAGGCGGATTTCGCAGAGCGGCTGTGCCAGATCACCGGCTATAAGCGGGTGTTCTTCGGCAATTCCGGCGCAGAAGCCAACGAATGCGCCATTAAGCTGGCAAGAAAATACAGCTTTGATAAATACGGCGCAGGCAGAAATGTGATCATCACCCTGCGCAACTCCTTCCACGGCAGAACCATGGCGACCCTGAGCGCCACCGGGCAGGACTGCTTCCACAACTACTTCTTCCCCTTCCCGGAGGGCTTTGTGTACGCCGAAGCCAACGACATTGACGATCTGCTCAAGAAGATGCACAACAACGTGTGCGCCGTGATGCTGGAATACATCCAGGGCGAAGGGGGCGTGGTGCCCCTGGACAGCAAGTATGTGGATCAGCTCTACGATTTCTGCGCAAAGCGGGATATTCTGGTGATCGCTGACGAGGTTCAGACCGGCGTGGGCAGAACCGGCACCTTCCTGGCAGGAGAGCAGTACGCCAAGAAGGCGGACATCACCACGCTTGCCAAGGGGTTGGGCGGCGGTCTTCCCATCGGTGCATGCCTTGCCAACGGCAAATGCGCTGACGTGCTCACCAAGGGCATGCACGGTTCCACCTTCGGGGGCAATCCGGTGGTCTGCGCCGGCGGGCTTGCGGTGCTGGAACAGGTGGCAAAGCCGGATTTCCTGGCACAGGTACTGGCAAAGGGCGCTCACATCCGTGCCGCCCTCCGGGACTGCCAGGAGGTCACGGAGATCACCGGTCTGGGTCTGATGCTGGGGCTGACGCTGAAAACCAAACAGGCGGCGGACGTGAAGCAGGCAGCCTTCCAGCGGGGTCTGCTGGTGCTGACGGCGAAGGATAAGGTGCGGCTGCTCCCGCCGCTGAACATCACCATCGGGGAGCTGGACAGCGGTCTTGCGATTCTCAAGGAGTGCCTGAGCCAGTAAGACTGACGAACATCAATGCATTGCATCGGGGGAGGGAAACGCTTATATGGTTCTTTACATCATACCCAAGGGAAGCAAATACAACGTACAGGACGAAAAGGGCCGTATCATTTATACCATTAAGAAAAAGGGCTTTGGCGGCAAAATGCAGTTGTTTGACGCAAGCGGCTACGAAATGTACACCATGACAAGCGATTTTTCTCAAAAGCATCCCTCCTTTGACATATTGCTGGACGGAAAGCCATATATTATGGTCAAGTGCAAGTCCCGGTTCCTGGATCCTTCCATCGTAGGACAGGGCAATATGGGTACCTACTGGCTCAAGAGCCAGAACCGGATGCGGTTCGAGCTTACAAAGGATGATGTGAACATTGGCAGCATCCTCTCCCAGCCCATGCCCAAGGGGGATGTGCAGTTTGAGATGACGATCAACGACAAGGAATTTGACGACGCACTGGTACTGTTTGCGGTGTGCATCGACTTTTCCTTTTACAAGTACAAGAAATGA from the Ruminococcus champanellensis 18P13 = JCM 17042 genome contains:
- the fic gene encoding protein adenylyltransferase Fic — protein: MALENKLGITDSAVLAREEERISKKKAVWLFESGTLDALPVGTFAALQEIHRHLFADLYPFAGKIRTVNLAKGNFRFAPLLYLEAALDSIDRMPQSTFDQIVEKYVEMNVAHPFRDGNGRSTRIWLDWMLKRGIGQVVDWSRVDKEDYLLAMERSPIRDTEIKVLLKAALTADVSSREVYMKGIDHSYSYEGYTTFKTENL
- the rpsT gene encoding 30S ribosomal protein S20, which produces MANIKSAMKRVKVNKVKAAANKARKSELKTVLKKANLAVESGANKEEAIKAAIKRVDQACAKGLLHKNNAARKKAQLAKKLNG
- a CDS encoding argininosuccinate synthase, which translates into the protein MAKEIKKVVLAYSGGLDTSIIIPWLKENYNNCEVIAVSGDVGQGTELDGLEEKAKKTGASKLIVADLKKEFIEDYVYPTVKAGAVYENRYLLGTSFARPIIAKRIAEIALAEGADAICHGCTGKGNDQVRFELAIKAFAPDMEIIAPWRIWSIKSRDEEIDYAEAHNIPLKINRETNYSKDKNLWHLSHEGLDLEDPANEPQYNKPGFLELGVSPEMAPDKPTYITIHFEKGVPTMLDGKELDGVGMVSALNKLGGENGIGLADLVENRLVGMKSRGVYETPGGAILYHAHEVLETICLDKETARMKQYLGIKFADIVYNGQWFTPLREALSAFVDKTQETVTGDVKLKLYKGNIINAGVTSPYTLYDEEVATFDADNVYNQKDSAGFINLFGLPIKVKAKLDQKRNNK
- the gpr gene encoding GPR endopeptidase yields the protein MNIRTDLALEGVDAEQIREGITRTTRGSAFSITEIRIQEDRHGAPIGKKKGRYITLEAGALSRFSDRYEDMAQELAKELRQFLPPGHVLVVGLGNSQITPDALGPQAANQVLATRHLKTELGEEDPFLAGLRPVSVLAGGVLGQTGIESAELVQALQGRLCPAAIIAVDALACSELNRLGTTIQISDAGISPGSGVQNKRKELSAGTLGIPVLAVGVPTVVDMGTIVESLTGAPPKQEAPNMMVTPRDIDKLTQRAAGLIACGINLALHPQLSMEDVECLMA
- the spoVAC gene encoding stage V sporulation protein AC, which encodes MKLTPQTYQKMAEQASPPTKSWITIPSAFLIGGGICTLGEVFLNLFTRMGAEKEAASAWASICLIFLSALFTGLGLYEKLAKFAGAGTLVPITGFANAMVSPALESRTEGFVLGVGAKLFTIAGPVILYGCTASVLYGILYYFIR
- a CDS encoding nuclear transport factor 2 family protein, producing the protein MAYIYELEVRMWEAAKHRDPEAFLEVVSPDAVMVCGGQRCTGAEYARIIPEFDCASFILEQFEIVNQDVDSVQVHYVVRTQVSDPANQELAGTFRVTTTWRNIEGNWKAVFNMDHRIG
- a CDS encoding putative ABC transporter permease; translation: MLTMYEAVLCFFIYAILGWCVEVIYATVNSGKFVNRGFLNGPYCPIYGFGVLIVVLCLSPVSGSLIPLFFGSVVLTTMLELVTGFLLEKIFHAHWWDYSNEHFQLGGYICAKFSLLWGIACVLVMRVVHPAVMGLVHWLPHWLGLTLLWVFSGAFAADLAITVAGILHIRSNMRVMSRIARELHNISDAVGENLSDGVMGAMERTEKSKQELALRRELTGVELDELKEKAAQLTDRYRTIMEERTFWTRRMRRAFPQLGEQLRERMKERLRRAK